In the genome of Cellvibrio sp. KY-YJ-3, one region contains:
- the hemW gene encoding radical SAM family heme chaperone HemW: MSLILPSLSLQLPPLALYVHVPWCIRKCPYCDFNSHQANNDIPEAEYVNALRLDLQQDQVLAQGRKLTSIFFGGGTPSMLSAQAIGQILKDAETIIGFEPDIEITLEANPGTFEQEKFSGFRAAGVNRLSIGIQSFNDQQLKLLGRVHGREEALRAVGVARKAGFDNINLDLMHGLPEQSVAAAKADLQQAIDLAPEHLSWYQLTIEQNTAFYSAPPVLPEEEILADIQDAGVELLAAAGYAQYEISAYARAKKYARHNLNYWEFGDYLGIGAGAHGKITLPAEDKILRLWKTRLPKHYLDAAQSQKIPTNLGGHQNTFGGGSDLLLPAALPLEFMMNALRLHGGVPVNYFTERTGLDWQQLEPQWHTLTQQGLVEIAQGCARPTVLGRRFLNRVLQTFISE, from the coding sequence ATGTCACTGATACTGCCGTCGCTATCACTACAATTACCACCATTAGCGCTCTATGTTCACGTGCCTTGGTGTATTCGCAAATGCCCTTATTGCGACTTCAATTCCCATCAAGCGAATAATGATATTCCTGAAGCAGAATATGTAAATGCGCTGCGTTTGGATTTACAACAGGATCAAGTGCTTGCGCAAGGCCGCAAACTCACCAGCATTTTTTTTGGCGGTGGCACACCCAGTATGTTGTCGGCGCAGGCGATTGGGCAGATCTTAAAAGATGCAGAGACAATTATCGGTTTTGAACCTGATATAGAAATTACCCTCGAAGCAAACCCCGGTACGTTTGAGCAGGAAAAATTTTCCGGTTTTCGCGCGGCAGGGGTGAATCGTTTATCCATCGGCATTCAAAGTTTTAATGATCAACAATTAAAATTGCTCGGCCGTGTACATGGTCGTGAAGAAGCACTGCGCGCTGTGGGTGTTGCACGCAAGGCCGGGTTTGACAATATCAATCTGGATCTAATGCACGGTTTACCTGAGCAATCCGTTGCTGCTGCCAAGGCGGATTTGCAACAGGCGATTGACTTGGCGCCGGAGCATCTCTCCTGGTATCAACTCACCATCGAGCAAAACACTGCCTTTTATTCTGCGCCGCCGGTATTGCCGGAAGAGGAAATCCTCGCCGATATTCAGGATGCAGGCGTGGAATTATTGGCTGCGGCTGGCTACGCACAATATGAAATTTCCGCCTATGCACGCGCTAAAAAATATGCACGCCATAATCTCAATTACTGGGAGTTTGGCGATTATCTCGGAATAGGGGCGGGCGCTCACGGCAAAATTACTTTACCTGCCGAAGATAAAATTCTGCGCTTGTGGAAAACCCGCTTACCCAAACATTATTTGGATGCGGCCCAATCCCAAAAAATCCCCACCAATCTTGGCGGTCATCAAAATACATTTGGCGGCGGCAGCGATTTGTTGCTGCCTGCAGCGCTACCGCTGGAATTTATGATGAATGCACTGCGCTTGCACGGGGGAGTGCCAGTAAATTATTTCACTGAGCGCACCGGCCTTGATTGGCAACAACTTGAGCCCCAGTGGCACACATTAACGCAGCAAGGTTTGGTAGAAATTGCACAAGGCTGCGCGCGCCCAACCGTTTTAGGTCGCCGCTTTTTAAATCGGGTATTACAAACTTTTATCAGTGAATAA
- a CDS encoding exodeoxyribonuclease III — translation MRVISLSVDGIFQAAQRGLYTWLANQDADFICLQDLRALERELEKPEFQLKGYHAYFFDSGTKHYNGVAIYSRMQPKALIYGLGFASGVDMEGRYLQVDFEQLSIGSLLAPSASSELESQEVKIKFFDDFQAHLDKITRKRREYIFCGNWQMAHTPKDVSNSAENQHNSGFLPHERQWLSQLFNQIGYVDAFRKVNKDSDEYSWWPNGLKDDGDGWRTDFQVVSNSLGGKVEYAAIYKTQQFSSHMPVIIDYDIEL, via the coding sequence ATGAGAGTTATCAGTCTTAGCGTCGATGGCATTTTTCAGGCGGCGCAACGCGGCCTATACACTTGGCTCGCGAATCAGGATGCAGATTTCATCTGTCTACAAGATCTTCGCGCGCTTGAGCGTGAACTGGAAAAACCCGAGTTCCAACTCAAGGGCTACCACGCCTATTTTTTCGATTCAGGTACCAAACACTACAACGGTGTCGCTATTTATTCGCGTATGCAACCCAAAGCACTAATTTACGGGTTAGGTTTTGCGTCGGGCGTGGATATGGAAGGCCGCTATTTACAAGTCGATTTTGAGCAGTTGAGCATTGGCTCACTGCTCGCGCCGAGCGCCAGCTCGGAATTGGAATCGCAAGAAGTCAAAATTAAATTTTTTGACGACTTTCAGGCCCATCTGGACAAAATTACCCGCAAACGCCGTGAATATATTTTCTGCGGCAACTGGCAAATGGCCCACACGCCCAAAGATGTGAGTAACAGCGCGGAAAACCAACACAACTCCGGGTTTTTACCCCACGAGCGTCAATGGTTGAGCCAACTGTTTAACCAAATTGGTTACGTCGATGCCTTCCGCAAGGTCAACAAAGACAGCGATGAATACAGCTGGTGGCCAAATGGTTTAAAAGATGATGGCGATGGCTGGCGCACCGATTTTCAAGTGGTGTCCAACAGTCTCGGCGGCAAAGTGGAGTATGCGGCAATTTATAAAACCCAGCAGTTCTCCAGCCATATGCCGGTAATTATCGATTACGACATAGAGCTGTAA
- a CDS encoding Dabb family protein, which yields MTTTRRDFLTTSAIAGAALVAGDALAKPVAGANAMPKLLHHVFFWLKNPDSKEDLEKLIAGVKSLAAIETVRSIHVGVPASTEKRDVVDNSYHVSELLGFDDVAGQDIYQVHPLHQKFIDEHKHLWSKVVVYDALAV from the coding sequence ATGACAACTACACGCCGTGATTTTCTTACCACCAGTGCTATCGCCGGTGCCGCGTTGGTGGCGGGCGATGCACTCGCCAAACCTGTAGCCGGAGCCAATGCTATGCCGAAATTGTTGCACCATGTTTTTTTCTGGTTGAAAAATCCGGATTCAAAAGAAGATCTGGAAAAATTAATAGCTGGGGTGAAATCACTTGCGGCGATTGAAACCGTGCGCAGCATCCACGTGGGTGTGCCTGCCTCTACGGAAAAGCGTGACGTGGTGGATAACTCCTACCATGTTTCCGAATTGCTCGGTTTTGATGATGTGGCGGGGCAGGATATTTATCAGGTTCATCCACTGCATCAAAAGTTTATCGATGAGCATAAACACCTGTGGAGCAAAGTTGTGGTGTACGACGCACTTGCGGTTTAA
- the metW gene encoding methionine biosynthesis protein MetW, producing MRIDLNEIQHWITQGSRILDLGCGDGTLLKFLIDTKQVQGYGLEIDAEQINTCIDKGLNVIEQNLDRGLGNFADKSFDTVLMTQALQTLHFPHLVLDEMLRVGKECIVTFPNFGHWKARFYLATRGRMPVSDLLPYEWYDTPNIHFCTFKDFEVLCRERNIKVIHRQVVNEQSGQTLKDFMPNLFGETAIYHLSK from the coding sequence ATGCGTATTGATCTAAACGAAATCCAACACTGGATCACTCAAGGCAGCCGCATTCTCGACTTGGGTTGCGGCGATGGCACGCTGCTAAAATTTTTAATCGATACCAAACAAGTGCAAGGTTATGGTTTGGAAATTGATGCAGAGCAAATCAATACCTGTATCGATAAAGGCTTGAATGTGATCGAGCAAAACCTGGATCGCGGCCTCGGCAATTTCGCCGATAAAAGTTTTGATACAGTGCTCATGACTCAAGCGCTGCAAACCCTGCATTTTCCCCATTTGGTATTGGATGAAATGTTGCGCGTGGGCAAAGAATGTATTGTCACCTTCCCGAATTTTGGCCACTGGAAAGCGCGCTTCTATTTAGCGACGCGCGGCCGTATGCCGGTATCAGACTTGCTGCCCTACGAGTGGTACGACACACCCAACATTCACTTCTGTACGTTTAAAGACTTTGAAGTGCTGTGCCGCGAGCGTAATATCAAAGTGATCCATCGCCAGGTGGTGAACGAACAGTCCGGTCAGACGCTCAAAGATTTTATGCCCAATCTGTTCGGTGAGACGGCGATTTATCATTTAAGTAAATAA
- a CDS encoding DUF4426 domain-containing protein → MKKLLQGFLLSLIALTAQAQIDQPKEIATQQQFGVYTVHYNVFNSTDIPANVAEAYKLVRGKDRALVNISVTKTENGATSLGLPAQVSGVRRNLMQQKQTLKFIEVSEGDATYYLAPFVFNNEELLHFDIELNVEGAARPLKLTFNRTLYADK, encoded by the coding sequence ATGAAAAAGTTACTACAGGGTTTTTTGTTAAGCCTGATTGCCCTAACAGCTCAGGCCCAAATTGATCAACCCAAAGAAATCGCTACCCAGCAGCAGTTTGGTGTTTACACCGTGCACTACAACGTATTTAACAGCACTGATATTCCGGCAAACGTAGCGGAAGCCTATAAGTTGGTGCGCGGTAAGGATCGGGCGCTGGTCAATATCAGTGTGACCAAAACTGAAAATGGTGCAACGAGTTTGGGTTTGCCAGCACAGGTCAGTGGTGTGCGTCGCAATTTAATGCAGCAAAAACAAACGCTAAAATTTATTGAAGTGAGCGAAGGCGACGCCACCTATTATTTAGCGCCCTTTGTTTTTAACAATGAAGAGTTATTGCATTTCGATATCGAATTAAACGTGGAAGGCGCGGCGCGGCCACTTAAACTCACGTTTAATCGCACACTTTATGCGGATAAATAA
- a CDS encoding XTP/dITP diphosphatase: protein MQKIVLASGNAGKLREFQQLLNGCGFDVVPQSDFFSENAEETGLTFVENAIIKARYACAKTGLPAIADDSGIEVDALNGRPGIYSARYAGAAAKDADNNAKLLQELHGVATEKRTARYHAVLAFMRHAEDPTPILCHGIWEGVILSEPRGEGGFGYDPLFFVPSHNCASAELDKAEKNRISHRGKAMQEMLQKLSALKSQ, encoded by the coding sequence ATGCAAAAAATAGTATTGGCCAGTGGCAATGCAGGTAAATTGCGCGAGTTCCAGCAGTTACTCAATGGCTGCGGTTTTGACGTGGTACCGCAATCTGATTTTTTTAGCGAGAACGCGGAAGAAACCGGTTTAACCTTTGTTGAAAATGCGATTATTAAAGCGCGTTATGCCTGCGCCAAAACCGGCTTGCCAGCCATTGCCGATGATTCGGGTATTGAAGTCGATGCGCTTAATGGCCGCCCCGGCATCTATTCCGCGCGCTATGCGGGTGCAGCCGCAAAAGACGCAGACAACAATGCAAAACTTTTGCAGGAGTTACATGGCGTTGCTACAGAAAAGCGCACGGCGCGCTACCATGCAGTGCTGGCGTTTATGCGCCATGCAGAAGACCCAACGCCGATTTTGTGTCACGGTATATGGGAGGGGGTGATTCTTTCTGAACCGCGCGGCGAAGGTGGTTTTGGTTATGATCCATTATTTTTTGTGCCCAGCCACAACTGTGCATCCGCTGAATTGGATAAGGCCGAAAAAAATCGCATCAGTCATCGCGGTAAAGCCATGCAGGAAATGTTACAAAAATTATCTGCACTGAAGAGCCAATAA
- the argB gene encoding acetylglutamate kinase, with the protein MSLNRESAMNIANVLTEALPYIQRFTGKTVVVKFGGNAMEGEELQNSFARDIVLMKLVGMNPVVVHGGGPQIGSLLEKLNIKSEFINGMRVTDSATMDVVEMVLGGTVNKQIVSLINRNGGQAIGLTGKDGKLIRAKKLTVTHKTPEMLAPEILDIGHVGEVEHVNTSVIDMLINSDFIPVIAPIGVGEDGASYNINADLVAGKIAEFLRAEKLMLLTNVSGLQDKQGNVLTGLSTEQVDGLIADGTIYGGMLPKIACALDAVKGGVTSAHIVDGRVNHAVLLEIFTDAGVGTLITNKAKA; encoded by the coding sequence ATGTCTTTAAACCGCGAATCGGCAATGAATATCGCCAACGTATTAACCGAAGCCCTGCCCTACATCCAACGTTTTACCGGCAAAACGGTGGTGGTGAAATTTGGTGGCAATGCGATGGAAGGCGAAGAGCTGCAAAACAGTTTTGCGCGCGACATAGTATTGATGAAACTGGTGGGTATGAACCCGGTAGTGGTTCACGGCGGCGGGCCACAAATTGGCAGCCTGTTGGAAAAACTCAATATTAAATCGGAATTCATCAATGGTATGCGCGTGACCGACAGCGCAACGATGGATGTAGTCGAAATGGTATTGGGCGGCACAGTCAATAAACAAATCGTCAGCTTGATCAATCGCAATGGCGGCCAGGCCATTGGTTTGACCGGTAAAGATGGCAAATTAATTCGCGCAAAAAAACTCACCGTTACCCATAAAACACCGGAAATGTTAGCGCCGGAAATTTTGGATATAGGTCACGTAGGTGAAGTGGAGCATGTCAATACCTCGGTCATTGATATGCTGATCAACAGCGATTTTATTCCGGTGATTGCACCCATTGGTGTGGGCGAAGACGGTGCCTCCTACAATATCAACGCCGATTTGGTCGCGGGAAAAATCGCAGAATTTTTGCGCGCCGAAAAATTAATGCTACTCACCAACGTGTCTGGCCTGCAAGACAAACAAGGCAATGTATTAACCGGCTTGAGCACTGAACAAGTAGACGGCTTAATTGCCGACGGCACGATCTACGGTGGCATGCTGCCAAAAATCGCCTGCGCACTGGATGCCGTAAAAGGTGGTGTCACCAGCGCCCACATTGTGGATGGTCGCGTCAATCACGCCGTGCTGTTGGAAATTTTCACCGACGCCGGAGTCGGTACACTAATTACCAATAAAGCCAAAGCGTAA
- a CDS encoding homoserine O-acetyltransferase — protein MPNELPANSVGLVTPRTHHFTAPLLLACGRTLDEYELVYETYGQLNAAKSNAILICHALSGHHHAAGYHSMDDKRPGWWDAYIGPGKPIDTNKFFVVALNNLGGCHGSTGPRSINPATGKAWGADFPMIRVRDWVASQARLADVLGIDVWAAVIGGSLGGMQVMRWALDFPQRIRHAVVIASAMKLSAQNIAFNEAARKAIVSDPNFFDGDYLAHNTIPKNGLAVARMIGHITYLSDYAMGEKFGRDLRSGSFELGITEPVEFQIESYLRYQGDSFANAFDANSYIRITKALDYFDLAREYNDDPVLAFKQTQANYLVISFSTDWRFAPERSHEIVNALVGANRAVTYAEIESKHGHDAFLLPDERYQQVFSRYLAGVEI, from the coding sequence ATGCCAAACGAACTACCCGCCAATTCGGTGGGTCTTGTTACTCCCCGGACTCATCACTTCACGGCGCCGCTGTTGCTGGCCTGCGGGCGCACGCTCGATGAGTATGAATTGGTCTACGAAACCTACGGCCAGTTAAATGCGGCAAAATCCAATGCGATACTGATTTGCCACGCGCTTTCCGGCCATCATCACGCTGCAGGTTATCACAGCATGGACGACAAACGCCCCGGCTGGTGGGATGCCTATATCGGCCCTGGCAAACCGATTGATACCAACAAATTTTTTGTCGTTGCGCTCAATAATCTCGGCGGCTGTCATGGCTCCACCGGGCCGCGCTCCATCAACCCCGCAACAGGCAAAGCCTGGGGCGCAGATTTCCCGATGATCCGCGTGCGCGATTGGGTCGCCAGTCAGGCGCGTTTGGCCGATGTATTGGGTATTGATGTCTGGGCCGCCGTGATTGGTGGCAGCCTCGGCGGTATGCAAGTGATGCGCTGGGCGCTGGATTTCCCGCAGCGGATTCGCCATGCAGTGGTGATCGCCTCGGCAATGAAACTCTCGGCGCAAAACATCGCGTTCAACGAAGCGGCGCGCAAAGCGATTGTTAGCGACCCCAACTTTTTTGACGGCGATTACCTCGCGCACAACACCATTCCCAAAAACGGTTTGGCAGTCGCGCGCATGATTGGCCACATCACTTACTTGTCGGATTATGCGATGGGTGAAAAATTCGGCCGCGATTTGCGCAGCGGCAGTTTTGAACTGGGCATCACGGAGCCGGTGGAATTTCAAATCGAAAGTTACCTGCGTTACCAGGGCGATAGTTTTGCCAATGCCTTCGATGCCAATTCGTATATCCGCATCACCAAAGCGCTGGATTATTTTGATTTGGCGCGCGAATACAACGACGACCCGGTGCTCGCCTTTAAACAAACCCAGGCAAATTATTTGGTGATTTCGTTCAGCACCGACTGGCGTTTTGCACCCGAACGTTCGCATGAAATTGTCAACGCATTGGTCGGCGCTAATCGTGCAGTGACCTACGCGGAAATTGAATCCAAACACGGCCACGATGCCTTTTTATTGCCGGACGAACGCTACCAGCAAGTGTTTAGTCGCTACCTTGCCGGAGTGGAAATCTGA
- the pyrE gene encoding orotate phosphoribosyltransferase: MEKYQFDFIQLAVKHQALCFGEFLLKSGRTSPYFFNAGRFQTGQALAELGRYYAAAITASGVEFDIVFGPAYKGIPLAATTAIALADQHGRDLPYCYNRKEAKDHGEGGTLVGAPLQGKVLIVDDVITAGTAVREVMAIINAAGAKPAAVLIGLNRQEKGQGELSAIQEVEQTFGIPVISIINLNHIIDYLQGQAGQEAMVEKIKTYRATYGVDLA; the protein is encoded by the coding sequence ATGGAAAAATACCAATTTGACTTCATTCAGCTGGCAGTCAAACACCAAGCCCTATGCTTTGGTGAGTTTTTGCTCAAGTCCGGGCGCACCAGCCCTTACTTCTTTAATGCCGGCCGCTTTCAAACCGGTCAGGCACTGGCTGAGTTGGGACGTTACTATGCGGCGGCGATCACGGCATCTGGCGTGGAATTCGATATAGTCTTTGGCCCGGCTTATAAAGGCATCCCTCTGGCAGCCACCACCGCGATTGCCTTGGCTGACCAGCACGGACGCGACTTGCCCTACTGCTATAACCGCAAAGAAGCCAAAGATCACGGCGAAGGCGGCACCTTGGTAGGAGCGCCGCTGCAGGGAAAAGTTCTGATTGTGGACGATGTAATTACCGCAGGCACTGCGGTGCGCGAGGTGATGGCGATTATTAATGCGGCCGGTGCCAAACCAGCGGCCGTATTGATTGGTTTGAACCGTCAGGAAAAAGGCCAGGGTGAGTTATCGGCCATTCAGGAAGTGGAACAGACCTTTGGGATTCCGGTCATTAGCATTATCAATTTGAATCACATCATCGATTATCTGCAAGGTCAGGCAGGGCAAGAGGCGATGGTGGAAAAAATTAAAACTTATCGTGCAACCTACGGTGTGGATCTGGCGTGA
- the slmA gene encoding nucleoid occlusion factor SlmA translates to MIKTPNTTTPRRQQILECLARMLEASPGERITTAALAKEVGVSEAALYRHFPSKSKMFEGLIEFIEETIFSRITLILADEKSTLKRCEKILSLLLNFAERNPGLTRLLTGDALTGETERLRTRIEQFFDRIETQLKQILREAELREGVHPQLPIAAAANLLIALVDGRIAEFVRTGFRRRPTEHWQEQWQLIAQGFLVSSAVQA, encoded by the coding sequence ATGATTAAAACCCCAAACACAACAACACCGCGCCGTCAGCAAATATTGGAATGTCTGGCGCGGATGCTGGAAGCCAGCCCCGGCGAGCGCATTACCACCGCGGCACTGGCGAAAGAAGTCGGCGTGTCGGAAGCGGCGCTCTATCGCCACTTTCCCAGCAAATCCAAAATGTTTGAGGGCTTAATTGAATTTATTGAAGAGACGATTTTTTCGCGTATTACGCTAATCCTGGCAGATGAAAAATCCACCCTTAAACGCTGCGAAAAAATTCTTTCCCTGCTACTTAATTTTGCCGAGCGCAATCCGGGCTTAACCCGCTTGCTCACCGGCGATGCTCTCACCGGTGAAACCGAGAGACTGCGCACACGCATCGAACAATTTTTTGATCGCATCGAAACCCAACTCAAACAAATTTTGCGCGAAGCGGAATTGCGCGAGGGGGTGCATCCCCAATTGCCCATCGCCGCTGCGGCCAACTTATTAATCGCCTTGGTGGATGGCCGAATCGCCGAATTTGTACGCACCGGTTTTCGGCGCCGCCCCACCGAACACTGGCAGGAACAATGGCAATTAATCGCCCAGGGTTTTTTAGTGTCCAGTGCCGTACAGGCGTAA